A single genomic interval of Acidobacteriota bacterium harbors:
- a CDS encoding CopD family protein, producing MHTLYFISVALHILAATIWIGGIAFLVLVVVPWLRSGSRVAAGVFLRETGLRFRNVGWTCFGVLIVTGTFNLWYRGVRPWHFIDPAWLRSSFGSAIALKLAVFAAVLGISVIHDFSVGPRATRALEQDPTGPEAARLRRQASLLGRANALLALALLVIAVAIVRGWPR from the coding sequence ATGCACACGCTCTACTTCATCTCCGTCGCGCTCCACATCCTCGCCGCCACGATCTGGATTGGCGGCATCGCGTTCCTGGTGCTCGTCGTGGTGCCGTGGCTGCGCAGCGGCAGCCGAGTGGCCGCCGGCGTGTTCCTGCGCGAGACGGGCCTGCGCTTCCGCAACGTCGGCTGGACGTGCTTCGGTGTGCTGATCGTGACGGGCACGTTCAATCTCTGGTACCGGGGCGTGAGGCCGTGGCACTTCATCGATCCCGCATGGCTGCGGTCGTCGTTCGGCAGTGCCATCGCGCTGAAGCTGGCGGTCTTCGCCGCGGTGCTCGGCATCAGCGTCATCCACGATTTCAGTGTCGGGCCACGTGCCACGCGCGCGCTGGAGCAGGATCCCACCGGACCGGAAGCCGCGCGGTTGCGCCGTCAGGCGAGCCTCCTCGGCCGCGCCAACGCGCTGCTCGCGCTCGCGCTGCTCGTCATCGCCGTGGCGATCGTCAGAGGCTGGCCGCGCTAG
- a CDS encoding TrpB-like pyridoxal phosphate-dependent enzyme: MSDRVKYLLDESRLPTHWYNLVADLPSPPPPVLHPGTLQPLGPDDLAPLFPMSLIAQEVSTDREIEIPEPVRDVYRQWRPSPLFRARRLERELQTPARIYYKYEGVSPAGSHKPNTSVAQAFYNREAGIRKISTETGAGQWGSSLAFAGALFGIEVQVFMVRVSYDQKPYRRALMETYGARCVASPSNETAYGRDVLARDPSCRGSLGMAISEAVEVAATRADTNYALGSVLNHVLLHQSVIGLEALAQFEMADDYPDVIIGAAGGGSNFAGIAFPFIGARLRGGPSPRVIAVEPAACPSLTRGRYAYDFGDTAHLTPLTRMHTLGSTFMPPGFHAGGLRYHGMAPLVSHVKELGLIEAQALLQTECFAAGVQFARAEGIVPAPESTHAVKAAIDEALRCREEDVSRAVLINLSGHGHFDMQAYTDYLSGALTDQSYDEGELATSLAGLPTVDA, from the coding sequence ATGTCGGATCGCGTGAAATACCTGCTCGATGAGTCGCGCCTGCCCACCCACTGGTACAACCTCGTGGCCGACCTGCCGTCGCCGCCACCGCCGGTGCTGCACCCGGGCACGCTCCAGCCTCTCGGGCCTGACGATCTCGCACCGTTGTTCCCGATGTCGCTCATCGCGCAGGAGGTCTCCACCGATCGCGAGATCGAGATTCCCGAACCCGTGCGCGACGTGTATCGCCAGTGGCGGCCGTCGCCGCTCTTCCGCGCACGCCGTCTCGAACGCGAGCTGCAGACGCCCGCACGCATCTACTACAAATACGAAGGCGTGAGTCCGGCAGGCAGCCACAAGCCGAACACGTCGGTGGCGCAGGCGTTCTACAACCGCGAGGCCGGCATCAGGAAAATCAGCACCGAGACAGGCGCCGGGCAATGGGGATCGTCGCTGGCGTTTGCCGGCGCCCTCTTCGGCATCGAGGTGCAGGTGTTCATGGTGCGCGTGTCGTACGATCAGAAGCCGTACCGGCGCGCGTTGATGGAAACCTACGGCGCCCGCTGCGTCGCCAGTCCGTCGAACGAAACGGCCTACGGTCGCGACGTCCTGGCGCGTGATCCGTCGTGCCGGGGCAGCCTCGGCATGGCGATTTCGGAGGCCGTCGAAGTTGCCGCGACGCGTGCCGACACGAACTACGCGCTCGGGTCGGTCCTCAATCACGTGCTGCTGCACCAGTCGGTGATCGGCCTCGAAGCGCTCGCGCAATTCGAGATGGCCGACGACTATCCCGACGTCATCATCGGTGCGGCGGGTGGCGGGTCGAACTTCGCGGGTATCGCGTTCCCGTTCATCGGTGCCCGCCTGCGCGGCGGGCCGTCGCCGCGCGTCATCGCCGTGGAACCGGCCGCGTGCCCGAGCCTCACGCGCGGACGCTACGCGTACGACTTCGGCGACACGGCGCACCTCACGCCGCTGACGCGCATGCACACACTGGGTTCGACGTTCATGCCACCCGGGTTCCACGCCGGTGGCCTGCGGTACCACGGCATGGCGCCACTCGTGTCGCACGTCAAGGAGCTTGGCCTCATCGAGGCGCAGGCGCTGCTGCAGACCGAGTGCTTCGCCGCCGGCGTGCAGTTTGCCCGCGCCGAAGGCATCGTGCCTGCGCCGGAATCGACGCACGCCGTGAAAGCGGCCATCGACGAGGCGCTGCGCTGCCGCGAGGAGGACGTCTCGCGCGCAGTGCTGATCAACCTGAGCGGACATGGCCACTTCGACATGCAGGCCTATACCGACTACCTGTCGGGCGCGCTCACGGATCAGAGCTATGACGAGGGAGAACTGGCGACGTCTCTCGCCGGCCTGCCGACGGTGGACGCGTAA
- a CDS encoding helix-turn-helix transcriptional regulator, with the protein MPAHSDDDVAGQLPLQPATFHILVALADGDRHGYAIIQDVASLTAGAIRLSPGTLYRSIQRMLDDGLILETDDRPAPEDDDQRRRYYRVTPFGVAVAKAEAARLADLVRMARSRGLAPRRI; encoded by the coding sequence ATGCCTGCGCACTCCGACGACGATGTTGCCGGACAGCTGCCGTTGCAGCCGGCCACCTTCCACATCCTCGTGGCGCTCGCCGACGGCGATCGACATGGCTACGCCATCATCCAGGACGTGGCATCGCTCACGGCCGGTGCGATCCGGTTGAGCCCGGGCACGCTCTATCGATCCATCCAGCGCATGCTCGACGATGGCCTCATCCTCGAGACCGACGACCGTCCCGCGCCCGAAGACGATGACCAACGCCGGCGCTACTACCGGGTGACGCCGTTCGGTGTCGCCGTGGCGAAGGCCGAGGCCGCCAGGCTTGCCGACCTCGTGCGTATGGCGCGCAGCCGCGGCCTGGCGCCGCGCAGGATCTGA
- a CDS encoding ABC transporter permease, with product MVRWLLRLYPASFRHAHGRELEALIARERRDVRTPWRIVPFWLRIVFDACVSAAAAHCDILKHDVRDAWRAYRRAPGFAVTVLVLVALGIGATTAAFSLADVVLLRPLPFPDADRLVKVWERRPGFSQMELSPANYRDWKGMATSFETFSAYRGLSATLIRSGRPSRIDGTVVTADLLRTLGATPRLGRAFTEADDREGAPATVLLSHGLWEREFGADPSVVGTTIRLDDEIHTIAGVMPRDFHFPRRSTQLWVPMRLAAEALVDRNDNYLDVVARVRSDVPIEQARTEMSWLAERLKQAYPTENEHTGANVTALRDEAGQQARLMLLALAGASACVLLLACSNLANLLVARAIARRREMALRLALGAGRERLVRQVLTETLLLTGLGGVVGVTLAAGALPALSRLVPSALPITDVPAIDARVLGFAVLATLVTGLSVSLVPLLRHARDRVGEGLREGARAIGAGSERARGALVVTQLAASVVLLVMCGLLLRALWTIRVVDPGFTTTGVLTARTSLPMPKYENTESRTRFYARVLSDVRAVPGVTHAAYISFLPLGDMRGGIFPVGVGAVVEDRRDNNVALLRYATPGYFEAMRIPLREGRDLAQTDTSETQPVAVVSRRADGPRRDGARSRHDRHRQPRTRRQGRARRPRIRPSLGVVPICAPSRAAELSSARLRDSMAAARSVRGQGVAMTPVIRLLRAAGTAALTLVLVAVPAVAQTGGDGSQGTPATKDRYLVAYQINSGDDAHIAAALKNIGNALTDPRLKGKLQVRLVVHGSGVKTLRKDGGFESTLRALADEGVALLQCERTLAERKIPKTDMLPFISYVPSANGELIILQQQGWAIMHP from the coding sequence ATGGTGCGCTGGCTGCTCCGTCTCTACCCGGCGTCGTTCCGTCACGCGCACGGCCGTGAACTGGAGGCGCTCATCGCGCGCGAGCGGCGCGACGTGCGTACGCCGTGGCGCATCGTACCGTTCTGGCTGCGCATCGTCTTCGACGCGTGCGTGAGCGCCGCGGCGGCGCACTGCGACATCCTGAAACATGACGTACGCGACGCGTGGCGCGCGTATCGCCGGGCGCCAGGGTTCGCGGTGACGGTGCTGGTGCTCGTCGCACTGGGGATCGGCGCGACGACGGCGGCCTTCTCGCTGGCGGACGTGGTGCTCCTGCGGCCGTTGCCCTTCCCGGACGCCGATCGACTCGTGAAGGTGTGGGAGCGGCGGCCGGGCTTCTCGCAGATGGAACTGTCGCCGGCCAACTATCGCGACTGGAAGGGCATGGCGACGTCGTTCGAGACGTTCTCCGCCTACCGCGGTCTCTCCGCCACGTTGATTCGTTCCGGACGGCCCTCGCGCATCGATGGCACCGTGGTGACGGCCGATCTGCTGCGAACGCTCGGCGCGACGCCGCGCCTCGGCCGCGCCTTCACCGAGGCCGACGATCGTGAAGGCGCTCCCGCCACGGTGCTCCTGAGTCACGGGCTCTGGGAGCGCGAGTTCGGGGCCGACCCCTCGGTCGTCGGTACCACGATCCGCCTCGACGACGAGATTCACACCATCGCCGGCGTGATGCCGCGCGACTTCCACTTCCCGCGTCGCAGTACGCAACTGTGGGTGCCGATGCGGCTCGCGGCCGAGGCGCTCGTCGATCGCAACGACAACTACCTCGACGTCGTCGCGCGCGTGCGAAGCGATGTCCCGATCGAGCAGGCACGAACCGAGATGTCGTGGCTCGCCGAGCGGCTGAAGCAGGCGTATCCGACAGAGAACGAGCATACGGGCGCCAATGTGACGGCGTTGCGCGACGAGGCAGGGCAGCAGGCGCGGTTGATGTTGCTCGCGCTCGCGGGAGCATCGGCGTGCGTGCTCCTGCTCGCGTGCTCGAATCTCGCCAACCTGCTGGTGGCACGCGCGATCGCGCGACGGCGGGAGATGGCCCTGCGACTGGCGCTCGGTGCCGGTCGTGAACGGCTCGTACGCCAGGTGTTGACCGAGACGCTCCTGCTCACCGGGCTCGGCGGTGTCGTGGGCGTGACCCTGGCAGCCGGCGCCTTGCCGGCGCTCTCGCGCCTGGTGCCGTCGGCGTTGCCGATCACCGACGTCCCCGCGATCGACGCGCGCGTCCTCGGCTTCGCCGTGCTCGCCACACTGGTGACCGGGCTGAGCGTGTCGCTCGTGCCGCTGCTCAGGCACGCGCGCGATCGTGTGGGCGAGGGCTTACGGGAAGGGGCGCGTGCGATCGGAGCCGGCAGCGAGCGCGCGCGAGGCGCGCTCGTCGTCACACAGCTGGCGGCGTCGGTCGTCCTGCTCGTGATGTGCGGCCTGCTCCTGCGTGCGCTGTGGACCATCAGGGTCGTCGACCCGGGGTTCACGACGACAGGCGTGCTGACGGCACGGACGTCGCTGCCGATGCCGAAGTACGAGAACACCGAGTCTCGCACGCGGTTCTACGCGCGCGTCCTGTCCGACGTGCGTGCCGTGCCCGGCGTCACGCACGCGGCGTACATCAGCTTCCTCCCGCTCGGCGACATGCGTGGCGGCATCTTCCCCGTCGGCGTCGGTGCGGTGGTCGAGGATCGACGCGACAACAACGTCGCGCTCCTTCGCTACGCCACCCCGGGCTACTTCGAGGCGATGAGGATTCCGTTGCGGGAGGGACGGGACCTCGCACAGACGGACACGTCCGAGACGCAGCCCGTCGCCGTCGTCAGTCGACGTGCCGACGGCCCTCGCCGCGATGGCGCTCGTTCTCGCCATGACCGCCATCGGCAGCCTCGTACCCGCCGTCAGGGCCGCGCGCGTCGACCCCGCATCCGTCCTTCGCTCGGCGTAGTGCCGATCTGCGCGCCCTCGCGCGCCGCCGAGCTGTCCTCAGCGCGACTCCGTGATTCAATGGCAGCGGCCCGATCGGTCCGTGGCCAGGGAGTTGCCATGACACCTGTGATCCGTCTGCTTCGAGCCGCCGGGACGGCGGCGCTCACGCTCGTCCTCGTTGCCGTGCCGGCCGTCGCGCAGACCGGTGGCGATGGATCGCAGGGCACGCCCGCCACGAAGGACCGCTATCTGGTCGCCTACCAGATCAACAGTGGCGACGATGCGCACATCGCGGCGGCGCTGAAGAACATCGGGAACGCGCTGACGGATCCGCGCCTGAAGGGGAAGCTGCAGGTGCGGCTCGTCGTCCATGGGAGCGGAGTGAAGACACTTCGCAAGGACGGTGGCTTCGAGTCCACGCTGCGCGCGCTGGCAGACGAGGGCGTGGCCCTGCTGCAGTGCGAACGCACGCTCGCGGAACGCAAGATCCCGAAGACCGACATGCTGCCGTTCATCTCGTACGTGCCGAGCGCCAACGGCGAGCTGATCATCCTCCAGCAGCAGGGCTGGGCGATCATGCATCCCTGA
- a CDS encoding substrate-binding domain-containing protein — protein sequence MAGCAPAVVTTFDPPWNPLPRANDFTVAGIDTVPDLHGDVNDPQLVVFFAGNQFMVVRDLVEAFRQAHPEIQRVFVETLPPGVLARQIEAGEITIGNMTITHKPDVYAAGQARMHSMDALFSRTMTYARNRLALMVHAGNPKRVTGLTDLGRRSLRVAMPNPAWEGVGQRIEEAYRKAGGEALRARVMVAKTENGTTFLTRIHHRQTPMRILARQSDVGPVWHTEVAFQKAIGHPIDGVAIPDAQNVFATYVIGQMRAAPRPDAAAKFYDFMSSQAARDIYARYEFLPAEPPPHSH from the coding sequence ATGGCGGGTTGCGCGCCGGCCGTCGTGACGACGTTCGATCCGCCATGGAACCCGCTGCCGCGAGCCAACGACTTCACCGTGGCTGGCATCGACACGGTGCCTGACCTTCACGGCGACGTGAACGACCCGCAACTGGTCGTCTTCTTCGCGGGCAACCAGTTCATGGTGGTCCGCGATCTGGTCGAGGCCTTCCGGCAGGCGCATCCCGAGATTCAGCGCGTCTTCGTCGAGACCCTGCCGCCCGGGGTCCTCGCAAGACAGATCGAGGCCGGCGAGATCACGATCGGTAACATGACGATTACGCACAAGCCCGACGTGTATGCCGCAGGGCAGGCCCGGATGCACTCGATGGACGCGTTGTTCTCGCGGACCATGACGTACGCCAGGAATCGTCTCGCGCTCATGGTTCACGCAGGCAATCCGAAGCGCGTGACGGGATTGACGGATCTCGGCCGGCGTTCGTTGCGTGTCGCGATGCCGAACCCGGCATGGGAAGGCGTTGGTCAACGCATCGAAGAGGCGTACCGCAAGGCCGGTGGCGAGGCGTTGCGCGCCCGCGTGATGGTGGCCAAGACGGAGAATGGCACCACCTTCCTCACGCGCATCCATCATCGCCAGACACCGATGCGCATCCTGGCGCGGCAGTCCGACGTCGGGCCCGTATGGCACACCGAGGTCGCCTTCCAGAAAGCCATCGGGCACCCGATCGACGGCGTCGCGATCCCCGATGCGCAGAACGTGTTCGCCACGTACGTCATCGGACAGATGCGCGCGGCGCCGCGTCCAGACGCGGCCGCGAAGTTCTACGACTTCATGTCCAGCCAGGCCGCGCGCGACATCTACGCCAGATACGAATTCCTGCCGGCTGAACCGCCTCCGCACAGCCATTGA
- a CDS encoding sodium:proton antiporter has product MREYLEQLLIVLAIGSGIAILAKRVNAPYNVALVVVGLLLVLMDVLPRTTMDPNVVLLLFLPILVFQGALSADDVSMKRAARPILALAVPGVAISLVATATVAAWEINLPFAVALLLGAVLAITDTVSVLLAFRSVRVPHKLAAIMEGESLFNDGTALVLVSICATVVMQGYAEPSAIARMLLVAIVAGLLLGAVGGTVGAFVLRFAPDDLTAILASLVAVFATSLLTEHLHGSAVIAVVVAGVMVGHEMRQHLEASRVLALQGFWEVAAFVINVWLFLLVGIQLSGEMLVREAWPIVLAVIALHAGRAVAVYICFGALHLSGQGVPWRWQHVMVFGNVKGALSMAAVLSLPEGIPYRERLIAIVFGVTLVTLLTQALPFRRFLTWLGVAGQADAHEVDEGRAVLIGARRAQMELDQLLASGLISRREHAEQRAAFQRDIIGAERTLRAAGAHSAHDVVGPAVLIAQKAAILDAARRGLITDRTAGDHVAAIDEKLLASSAGEHAPEDVR; this is encoded by the coding sequence ATGCGTGAGTACCTCGAGCAGTTGCTCATCGTCCTGGCCATCGGCTCGGGCATCGCCATCCTGGCCAAGCGCGTCAACGCCCCCTATAACGTTGCCCTGGTCGTCGTCGGCCTGCTGCTCGTCCTGATGGACGTGCTGCCGCGCACGACGATGGATCCCAACGTCGTGCTGCTGTTGTTCCTGCCCATCCTGGTGTTCCAGGGCGCGCTCTCGGCAGACGACGTCAGCATGAAGCGCGCGGCGCGCCCGATCCTGGCCCTGGCTGTGCCCGGGGTGGCCATCTCGCTCGTGGCCACCGCCACGGTGGCGGCGTGGGAGATCAACCTGCCCTTCGCCGTGGCGCTGCTGCTCGGCGCGGTGCTGGCCATCACCGACACGGTGAGCGTGCTGCTGGCGTTCCGGAGCGTGCGCGTGCCGCACAAACTGGCGGCGATCATGGAGGGCGAGAGCCTGTTCAACGACGGCACGGCACTGGTGCTGGTCAGCATCTGCGCCACCGTGGTCATGCAGGGCTACGCCGAGCCGTCGGCGATTGCCCGGATGCTGCTGGTGGCCATCGTCGCCGGGTTGCTGCTCGGCGCCGTCGGCGGCACGGTGGGCGCGTTCGTGCTTCGCTTCGCCCCCGACGATCTCACGGCCATCCTCGCGTCGCTCGTGGCCGTCTTCGCCACGTCGCTCCTCACCGAGCACCTGCACGGATCGGCGGTGATCGCGGTGGTGGTCGCCGGTGTGATGGTGGGCCACGAGATGCGCCAGCACCTCGAGGCGTCGCGCGTCCTGGCGTTGCAGGGTTTCTGGGAAGTCGCGGCGTTCGTCATCAACGTGTGGCTGTTCCTGCTGGTCGGCATCCAGTTGAGTGGCGAGATGCTGGTCCGCGAAGCGTGGCCGATCGTGCTGGCCGTGATCGCGCTGCACGCGGGCCGTGCGGTGGCCGTGTACATCTGCTTCGGTGCGCTGCACCTGTCCGGACAGGGCGTGCCGTGGCGATGGCAGCACGTGATGGTGTTCGGCAACGTGAAGGGGGCGCTGTCGATGGCCGCGGTCCTGTCGCTGCCCGAAGGCATCCCGTATCGAGAGCGGCTCATCGCCATCGTGTTCGGCGTGACGCTGGTGACGCTCCTGACGCAGGCGCTGCCGTTCCGGCGATTCCTCACGTGGCTCGGCGTGGCGGGGCAGGCGGACGCGCACGAGGTGGACGAGGGCCGTGCCGTGTTGATCGGCGCGCGCCGCGCGCAGATGGAACTCGATCAGTTGCTCGCGTCCGGACTGATCTCGAGGCGTGAGCATGCGGAGCAGCGCGCCGCGTTCCAGCGCGACATCATCGGTGCCGAGCGCACGTTGCGGGCCGCCGGTGCGCACTCGGCGCACGATGTCGTGGGCCCCGCGGTGCTCATCGCACAGAAGGCGGCGATCCTCGACGCGGCCAGGCGAGGACTCATCACCGATCGCACGGCGGGCGACCACGTCGCCGCGATCGACGAGAAACTGCTCGCGTCGTCGGCAGGCGAGCACGCTCCAGAGGACGTCCGATGA
- a CDS encoding TrkA family potassium uptake protein produces the protein MKILIVGAGRAGLEVAIQLLRLGHAVTIVDTDPVVVRRATEQYGLVALAGDATTAEVLDDAAIGGMDIVVAMLRRDADNLAVSLLARAAGVERVMVRRRDNAYRSVYAKAGIDRVLSETDLITGAIATAVEHDSIRHAMLIGDGSAIAFELTIPAGSVAAGRTVMELAARPDFPRSGVFAALHRAGGGVEAPRGSSVIDAGTTVVLVASRDEVSQAITALAAPSATA, from the coding sequence ATGAAGATCCTGATCGTGGGAGCCGGCCGCGCCGGCCTCGAGGTGGCCATCCAGTTGCTGCGCCTCGGCCACGCCGTCACCATCGTCGATACCGACCCCGTCGTCGTACGGCGCGCCACCGAGCAGTACGGGCTCGTGGCACTCGCCGGCGACGCCACCACCGCGGAGGTCCTGGACGATGCCGCGATCGGTGGGATGGACATCGTGGTCGCCATGCTGCGCCGTGATGCAGACAATCTCGCCGTGTCGTTGCTGGCGCGTGCCGCGGGCGTCGAGCGCGTGATGGTGCGGAGGCGCGACAACGCGTACCGATCCGTGTACGCCAAGGCAGGGATCGATCGCGTGCTGTCGGAAACCGACCTCATCACCGGCGCGATCGCGACGGCCGTCGAGCACGACTCCATCCGCCACGCGATGCTGATTGGCGACGGTTCGGCCATCGCCTTCGAACTGACGATTCCCGCCGGCAGCGTGGCAGCCGGTCGCACCGTGATGGAACTGGCGGCGCGACCCGATTTCCCGCGGTCCGGCGTGTTCGCGGCGCTCCATCGTGCCGGCGGCGGCGTCGAGGCCCCGCGCGGCTCGTCGGTGATCGATGCCGGGACCACCGTCGTCCTCGTCGCCAGTCGCGACGAGGTGAGCCAGGCCATCACCGCCCTGGCCGCACCATCCGCCACGGCGTAG
- a CDS encoding beta-ketoacyl synthase yields the protein MSDSRPRVGIFGWGIVAPTSPDIDTFARNLDATESWLAPFNGFGPDNFLVGTPPFDFGVYEGWVSERFAPRHYRRLVEKMDYPALYAVGAFIQALGQNAGIEQVLQSLGTAAHVYVGSGLGNLHTIYRESVALHERQARWDAFWAGRDADLRTYLDELAAIDSAAMDGSVETGKLHVIREKEKNRTRLQERWNAPDPPWAVSPDLLWNLQNTPAAQISILGRITGEAFAPAAACSTFGVALHMAMHAIREGRAKAVVVGATDPPPHPLTVGAFYNARVLSANRGVSLPLTRLQGTHVSGGAAVWIVGDLDYMEARGFTPLGMEPVGVGVTSDAHHIITPSPEGPSAAIAQALTDAGAQAGDIATWDLHATATPGDYSEVTTLRGILSDEVLVTARKGTFGHGMSAGGGWELTAQYLGYARGRLFPTPLVRDALNESIARTHTRFVFDHAVDVPSGLGGKLSMGIGGINACIVSRAFEG from the coding sequence ATGTCCGATTCACGACCACGCGTCGGCATCTTCGGCTGGGGCATCGTTGCGCCGACATCGCCAGACATCGATACGTTCGCGCGCAACCTCGATGCCACGGAGAGCTGGCTGGCGCCGTTCAACGGCTTCGGTCCTGACAACTTCCTCGTCGGGACGCCGCCGTTCGACTTCGGTGTGTACGAGGGGTGGGTCAGCGAGCGATTCGCGCCGAGGCACTACCGGAGGCTGGTCGAGAAGATGGACTATCCGGCGCTCTATGCCGTGGGCGCGTTCATCCAGGCACTCGGCCAGAACGCGGGCATCGAGCAGGTACTCCAGTCGCTCGGGACTGCCGCACACGTCTACGTCGGCAGCGGGCTCGGCAACCTGCACACCATCTATCGCGAGAGCGTGGCGCTGCACGAACGGCAGGCGCGATGGGACGCCTTCTGGGCCGGGCGCGATGCCGACCTGCGAACCTATCTCGACGAACTCGCGGCCATCGACAGCGCCGCCATGGACGGCAGCGTCGAGACCGGCAAGCTCCACGTGATTCGCGAGAAGGAGAAGAACCGCACGCGCCTGCAGGAACGGTGGAACGCACCTGATCCGCCCTGGGCCGTCTCGCCTGACCTGCTCTGGAACCTCCAGAACACGCCGGCGGCGCAGATTTCGATCCTCGGTCGCATCACCGGGGAGGCGTTCGCGCCTGCCGCTGCCTGTTCCACGTTCGGCGTCGCGCTGCACATGGCGATGCACGCCATCCGCGAGGGGCGCGCGAAAGCCGTCGTCGTAGGCGCCACCGATCCACCGCCGCATCCACTCACCGTCGGCGCGTTCTACAACGCGCGTGTGCTCTCTGCCAACCGCGGCGTGTCGCTGCCGTTGACGCGCCTGCAAGGCACGCACGTCTCCGGAGGCGCGGCCGTGTGGATCGTCGGCGACCTCGACTACATGGAGGCGCGGGGATTCACGCCGCTTGGCATGGAACCCGTCGGTGTCGGCGTGACGTCGGACGCGCATCACATCATCACGCCGTCGCCGGAGGGGCCGTCCGCCGCGATCGCGCAGGCACTCACCGATGCCGGCGCACAGGCGGGCGACATCGCCACGTGGGACCTGCACGCAACGGCGACGCCAGGCGATTACTCGGAAGTGACGACGCTGCGAGGGATCCTGTCCGACGAGGTGCTCGTGACGGCGCGCAAGGGCACGTTCGGCCACGGCATGAGCGCCGGCGGCGGGTGGGAGTTGACGGCGCAGTACCTCGGCTACGCGCGAGGGCGGCTCTTCCCGACGCCCCTCGTGCGCGACGCGCTCAACGAATCGATCGCGCGCACGCACACACGCTTCGTGTTCGACCACGCCGTGGATGTGCCATCTGGCCTCGGCGGCAAGCTGTCGATGGGCATCGGCGGTATCAACGCCTGCATCGTCTCGCGCGCCTTCGAGGGCTGA
- a CDS encoding PadR family transcriptional regulator: MATPILPGTLDLLILKAVSLGPQHGYGVLLRIQQISGGHLQIEQGALYPALYRLETRGWLDAEWGVSDNNRQAKFYTLTRAGRRRLSEELDGWQAFATGMELALAARSAE, encoded by the coding sequence ATGGCCACTCCGATTCTTCCCGGCACGCTCGACCTGCTGATCCTCAAGGCGGTCTCGCTCGGCCCGCAGCACGGGTACGGCGTCCTGCTGCGCATCCAGCAGATCTCCGGAGGCCACCTCCAGATCGAACAGGGGGCGTTGTATCCGGCCCTGTACCGGCTCGAGACCAGAGGATGGCTCGACGCGGAATGGGGTGTGTCCGACAACAATCGGCAGGCCAAGTTCTACACGCTGACGCGCGCCGGCCGGCGGCGCCTCTCGGAGGAACTGGACGGCTGGCAGGCCTTCGCCACCGGCATGGAGTTGGCATTGGCGGCACGGAGCGCGGAATGA